One stretch of Chitinophaga pendula DNA includes these proteins:
- a CDS encoding SDR family oxidoreductase: MDLGLKDKVIIVTGGAKGIGEAISRQLAEEGAIVVVAGRNERDNEKAVVAIEATGGKAYGVVAELGNPDACKKVIEATVDKYGTVHGLVNNAGANDGVGLENGSPEKFMASLQSNLSHYYNLAHYALPYLKANSGNIVNIGSKVATTGQGNTSGYAASKGAINALTREWAVELLPYSVRVNTVIPAEVWTPLYETWINSLPDPKEKLNSIVAKIPLEKRMTTSDEIAAMTVFLLSARSSHTTGQIIYVDGGYTHLDRSIS; this comes from the coding sequence ATGGATCTGGGATTAAAGGATAAGGTGATCATTGTGACTGGTGGCGCGAAAGGTATAGGAGAAGCGATTTCTCGTCAGCTGGCCGAGGAAGGTGCTATTGTAGTCGTAGCTGGTCGTAATGAGCGGGATAATGAGAAAGCGGTGGTAGCTATTGAAGCTACAGGTGGAAAGGCGTACGGTGTTGTAGCGGAGTTGGGTAATCCTGATGCGTGCAAAAAGGTCATCGAGGCTACGGTGGATAAGTATGGTACTGTCCATGGATTGGTGAACAATGCAGGTGCAAATGATGGGGTGGGGCTTGAAAACGGTAGTCCGGAGAAGTTTATGGCATCGCTTCAATCCAACCTGTCTCATTACTATAACCTGGCGCATTATGCATTGCCTTATCTCAAAGCCAATAGCGGTAATATTGTCAACATAGGTTCTAAGGTGGCTACTACCGGGCAAGGTAATACGTCGGGATATGCTGCATCCAAAGGAGCGATTAATGCACTTACCCGGGAGTGGGCAGTAGAGTTATTGCCGTATAGTGTAAGGGTAAATACTGTTATCCCGGCAGAAGTGTGGACACCATTATATGAAACCTGGATTAACTCTTTACCAGATCCGAAGGAAAAACTGAATAGTATTGTAGCCAAAATACCACTGGAAAAGCGGATGACGACCTCCGATGAAATTGCTGCGATGACGGTATTTTTGTTGTCGGCCCGTTCTTCACATACAACCGGGCAAATCATTTATGTGGACGGCGGATATACGCACCTGGACCGTTCTATCAGCTAA